ATAAGAGTCAACAATGCGATGATGGAGCAGTTCTTGAATGGGCTTGTTACTTTTAAAAGAGGAAAGCGTCCTGGGGAGACTGGCACTCCGCCATTGACTGGAGAGAGTGTGAATAACCAGCTATTGAAAAAGGTGAAGATTGCCCTGGCCATGACGAGCGAGGATATGCTTGAAATCTTTGATCTTGCCGGAGTGCGTGTTTCAAAAGGCGAGCTGGGTGCTATTTTACGAAAAGAGGGGCATAAAAACTACAGGGAATGCGGCGATAAATTCGCACGTAATTTCCTGAAGGGACTGGCTCTGAAGTATAGGGAATAGGGAGTGAAGCATAGGGTGCAATGATGCCCCTATGCTTCTTTTTTTAGCTTAATTTCTTTCAGTTGCTGACGCTGTTCATCTGGCCACCATGCTCCGCAATCATCGGATACGATACAGGCTGCGCATTTTTCAAGGTCGTAAACTTTCATGCCGCTGATTGGCGGGGAGTAGAGGTGGAGAGTGACGAGTCCCTCTGGGGTGCCAGCCTGCATTTTATGGACACCTTTTTGGGGGGCAAAAAAGAGTTGGCCTTGATGATGATACTCTTTGAATAGCTCTTTAGGAAGTTTGTTGTTTTTGACCTCGTAGACGGAGTTGATGGAAGTCCCATTCAGCACGTAGATCCATCCATGGGAGTTCCCGTGGTCATGGGGAGCACATTCTAAATCCGACCAGTTCATCACGAGCAGCTCGACATCCTCGCTTTTATAAAGGAGCTTCCGGTAATAAGGCTTTCCGGAAGATGACTGAAGGAACGGCATCAACTCATCTATAGACAGGTTGAGCTCCTCCAGCGCTTCCTTCATCTCTTGTCTCGATGGGTTTTGTAATTCATCTAACACATTTTTTGCCTGAAGTTTTAAAGTCATGGCACTCCCTCCTTCTTCATTTTTTTAAAATCGTGCTC
This portion of the Mesobacillus sp. S13 genome encodes:
- a CDS encoding cysteine dioxygenase; amino-acid sequence: MTLKLQAKNVLDELQNPSRQEMKEALEELNLSIDELMPFLQSSSGKPYYRKLLYKSEDVELLVMNWSDLECAPHDHGNSHGWIYVLNGTSINSVYEVKNNKLPKELFKEYHHQGQLFFAPQKGVHKMQAGTPEGLVTLHLYSPPISGMKVYDLEKCAACIVSDDCGAWWPDEQRQQLKEIKLKKEA
- a CDS encoding DUF1456 family protein, producing the protein MLNNDIMIRLRYGLDIKDTDMVEIFKLGGVNVSKDDVRMMLQRIDEDEYGEEIVPEGYIRVNNAMMEQFLNGLVTFKRGKRPGETGTPPLTGESVNNQLLKKVKIALAMTSEDMLEIFDLAGVRVSKGELGAILRKEGHKNYRECGDKFARNFLKGLALKYRE